Proteins from a genomic interval of Haemophilus parainfluenzae T3T1:
- the grpE gene encoding nucleotide exchange factor GrpE: protein MSEQAQNLNENEELVEEVQQETTATEDPLEEAIARVQELEEQLKAQVEETSKKEQDLLLRTRAEIDNMRRRSEQDIEKAHKFALEKFSKDILNTIDNLERALATPANKEDENIKALFDGVELTLKELLSTVSRFGVEPVGAVGDTFNPDLHQAISMQPAEGFTTNQITTVLQKGYTLNGRVIRPAMVMVAA, encoded by the coding sequence ATGTCAGAACAAGCACAAAACTTAAATGAAAATGAAGAACTTGTTGAAGAAGTTCAGCAGGAAACCACCGCAACGGAAGATCCGTTAGAAGAAGCGATTGCCCGTGTACAAGAACTTGAAGAACAATTAAAAGCACAAGTAGAAGAAACCTCTAAAAAAGAGCAAGATTTATTGCTCCGTACGCGTGCAGAAATTGATAATATGCGTCGTCGTAGCGAACAAGACATCGAAAAAGCACATAAATTTGCGCTCGAAAAATTCTCAAAAGACATTTTAAATACCATTGATAACTTAGAGCGTGCGCTTGCCACACCAGCCAATAAGGAAGATGAAAACATCAAAGCCCTATTCGATGGCGTCGAGCTGACTTTAAAAGAGTTACTCTCAACGGTTTCTCGCTTTGGTGTCGAGCCTGTTGGTGCAGTAGGTGATACCTTTAATCCGGATCTTCACCAAGCTATCTCTATGCAACCAGCAGAAGGCTTTACAACGAATCAAATCACCACCGTTTTACAAAAAGGTTATACATTAAATGGTCGAGTGATTCGCCCAGCTATGGTAATGGTTGCAGCTTAA